One Opitutaceae bacterium DNA segment encodes these proteins:
- a CDS encoding ferritin — MKLSSTLEKALNKQIGMEFASAHAYLSMSAYFEREAWDGFAAWMAMQSGEERIHAMKFYHYVLDREGSVKLPQIPAPVSEFDSPLDVFKASLSQEQEVSKSIYGLYKLAHDEADYATVSFLKWFVDEQVEEEKTVSDMIDKLKRAGDNNEAMLMLDRLAGERPTAPAAGE, encoded by the coding sequence ATGAAGTTATCGAGTACACTGGAAAAGGCTCTGAACAAGCAGATCGGGATGGAATTCGCCTCCGCTCATGCTTACCTGTCGATGTCTGCCTATTTTGAGCGGGAAGCCTGGGATGGGTTTGCCGCCTGGATGGCCATGCAGAGCGGCGAGGAGCGCATCCATGCCATGAAATTCTACCACTATGTGCTGGATCGGGAGGGTTCGGTCAAACTTCCCCAGATCCCGGCGCCAGTAAGCGAGTTCGATTCGCCGCTCGATGTTTTCAAGGCGAGTCTGTCGCAGGAGCAGGAAGTATCCAAGAGCATCTATGGGCTCTACAAACTTGCCCATGACGAGGCGGACTACGCCACGGTCTCCTTTCTGAAGTGGTTTGTCGATGAGCAGGTGGAAGAGGAAAAGACGGTATCCGACATGATCGACAAGTTGAAGCGAGCCGGGGACAACAACGAGGCCATGCTCATGCTCGATCGATTGGCCGGCGAGCGCCCGACGGCTCCCGCTGCCGGGGAGTAG
- a CDS encoding ammonium transporter, with amino-acid sequence MMTYSLKRFLIGSFGLILLTGTATAQDAEPAISSGDTAWMITSAVLVLFMTLPGLALFYGGLVRAKNVLSILVQCLAIAAVMSILWVVYGYSLAATGDGAIIGGFDKLFLKGVTVDSVSGSIPESVFIFFQMTFAIITPALIVGAFAERMKFSAVLIFTSIWFTLSYLPIWHMAWGGGLFASWDVLDFAGGAVVHINAGIAGLVACILVGKRRGHGKVQLTPHSVPLTVVGASMLWVGWFGFNAGSELAADGVAGMAALVTQLATAMAALTWMFIEWARTGKPTAVGIATGAVAGLIAITPASGTAGPMGALLIGFASSSVCFYFATSVKHRFGYDDSLDVFGVHGVGGVVGAILTGLCAAPFMGGSGLPEGMTTATQLIAQAKSVVVTIVWSAVVSVVALMVAKAFVGLRVDESDEERGLDLTSHGETGYTTG; translated from the coding sequence ATGATGACTTACTCCCTGAAACGATTTCTGATCGGGTCCTTCGGACTCATCCTGCTCACCGGCACGGCGACGGCCCAGGATGCCGAACCGGCCATCAGCAGCGGGGACACCGCGTGGATGATCACCTCGGCCGTGCTGGTCCTTTTCATGACGCTTCCGGGTTTGGCTCTCTTCTATGGTGGTTTGGTTCGGGCCAAGAATGTGCTCTCCATTCTCGTCCAATGCCTGGCGATCGCCGCGGTCATGAGCATTCTCTGGGTGGTCTATGGCTACAGCCTGGCCGCCACCGGCGATGGCGCCATCATCGGCGGTTTCGACAAACTTTTCCTGAAAGGGGTGACGGTTGATTCGGTCAGCGGATCGATTCCGGAGTCGGTCTTCATCTTCTTCCAGATGACGTTCGCCATCATCACACCCGCCCTGATCGTCGGAGCCTTCGCCGAACGGATGAAGTTTTCGGCGGTCCTGATCTTTACTTCGATCTGGTTCACGCTCTCCTACCTTCCGATCTGGCATATGGCCTGGGGAGGCGGACTCTTCGCGAGCTGGGATGTCCTCGATTTTGCCGGGGGCGCTGTCGTCCACATCAATGCCGGCATCGCCGGGTTGGTGGCCTGTATCCTGGTGGGCAAACGCCGGGGTCACGGCAAGGTGCAGCTGACCCCGCACAGCGTGCCCCTGACCGTGGTGGGGGCTTCCATGCTCTGGGTGGGTTGGTTTGGCTTCAATGCCGGCAGTGAACTGGCGGCTGACGGAGTGGCCGGGATGGCCGCGCTGGTGACTCAGCTGGCCACTGCCATGGCGGCTCTGACCTGGATGTTCATTGAGTGGGCACGGACCGGCAAGCCGACCGCGGTCGGTATCGCCACCGGTGCGGTGGCCGGATTGATCGCGATCACCCCGGCTTCGGGCACGGCCGGTCCCATGGGGGCGCTGCTCATCGGGTTCGCCTCCAGCTCGGTCTGTTTCTACTTTGCGACCAGCGTCAAACACCGCTTCGGCTACGACGACAGCCTCGACGTTTTCGGCGTTCACGGTGTCGGCGGGGTTGTCGGTGCAATCCTGACCGGACTCTGCGCGGCGCCCTTCATGGGGGGATCAGGGCTTCCCGAAGGTATGACGACGGCAACCCAGTTGATCGCCCAGGCCAAAAGCGTGGTGGTGACTATCGTCTGGAGCGCGGTTGTTTCCGTGGTGGCATTAATGGTGGCCAAAGCCTTTGTCGGCCTCCGGGTCGATGAAAGCGACGAGGAGCGGGGGCTCGACCTGACCAGTCACGGCGAGACGGGATACACCACGGGTTGA
- a CDS encoding acetylxylan esterase — translation MMDLPPAIVTEADVPSYSLPSLLSREAMIGQLESTIYGVLSETAVTLKTTIIDAGLLAGSPGVVREQWNVDVSNGATTVSFGLAVFLPSESDQPVPLFLGLNFKGNGSVHSDPALILPPDAQRGVRVRRWPVEMIVERGYGLATIFYYDLAPDEPDQWRDGLARLWPTDQGVDPPGAVAAWAWGLSLARQVLAADARIDPDRLAVIGHSRLGKAALWAGACDPGFALVVSNDSGCGGAALSRRRFGERLLHINTRFPHWFTPVFATYNEREAELPVDQHQLLAAIAPRPLYVASAEEDLWADPRGEYLALKAAGPAWGRELPDEPPPVAGSLVAGPLGYHCRPGPHDLTQEDWNHYLDFADTVMAAPGNIPRD, via the coding sequence ATGATGGATCTTCCCCCGGCGATCGTAACCGAAGCCGATGTTCCCTCCTATTCCCTGCCGAGCCTTCTTTCGAGAGAGGCAATGATCGGGCAATTGGAGTCGACGATCTACGGCGTTCTTTCTGAGACGGCGGTAACGCTGAAAACAACGATTATCGATGCCGGGTTGTTGGCAGGTTCTCCCGGAGTCGTCCGCGAACAATGGAACGTCGACGTTTCCAATGGCGCCACCACGGTGAGCTTCGGCCTGGCTGTTTTTCTCCCGAGCGAATCGGATCAGCCCGTGCCGCTCTTTCTCGGCCTGAATTTCAAGGGAAATGGAAGCGTCCATAGCGATCCCGCACTGATCCTTCCACCCGATGCCCAGAGGGGGGTGAGGGTGCGCCGTTGGCCGGTCGAGATGATCGTGGAACGCGGATATGGCCTGGCGACGATTTTCTACTACGACCTGGCCCCGGACGAGCCTGACCAATGGCGGGATGGACTGGCTCGGCTCTGGCCCACCGATCAAGGGGTCGATCCGCCGGGCGCAGTCGCCGCCTGGGCGTGGGGCCTGAGCCTGGCCCGGCAGGTCCTTGCGGCTGACGCGCGAATCGATCCGGACCGCCTGGCGGTTATCGGCCATTCCCGCCTGGGCAAGGCCGCGCTCTGGGCGGGGGCGTGTGATCCGGGGTTTGCCCTGGTTGTATCCAATGACAGCGGATGCGGCGGAGCGGCGCTATCCCGGCGCCGATTCGGCGAGCGTCTCCTGCACATCAATACACGGTTCCCCCATTGGTTCACGCCTGTTTTTGCCACCTACAATGAACGCGAAGCGGAGCTGCCGGTCGACCAGCATCAACTCCTCGCGGCGATCGCTCCGAGGCCCCTTTACGTCGCGAGTGCCGAAGAGGATCTATGGGCCGATCCGCGCGGCGAGTATCTGGCACTGAAAGCGGCGGGCCCGGCATGGGGGAGGGAACTCCCCGACGAACCGCCTCCCGTCGCGGGCAGCCTTGTCGCGGGGCCGCTTGGCTATCACTGCCGGCCCGGCCCGCACGATCTGACTCAGGAAGACTGGAATCACTACCTGGATTTTGCCGATACGGTCATGGCGGCGCCCGGGAATATTCCACGGGACTGA
- a CDS encoding class I SAM-dependent methyltransferase: MNVDDTPAFLGQQLAYYRARAAEYDQWWLRQGRYDRGPVLNARWFAEAEEISSALLTRGPFGRVLELACGTGIWTGQLLPFASELTAMDGSPEMIAINAARVGSTKIRYIEADLFQWHPTEQFDTVFFSFWLSHVPPARFEAFWELVQSCLAPGGRVFFLDSRHEPTSTALDHRLPGADATVLSRRLNDGREYQIVKVFYDPIRLTDRMVGLGWSFEISQTERYFIVGAGGRSGESANRKADPG; this comes from the coding sequence ATGAACGTCGACGACACCCCGGCCTTTCTCGGGCAGCAGCTCGCCTATTACCGGGCGCGCGCGGCCGAATACGATCAATGGTGGCTCCGGCAGGGGCGTTACGATCGAGGGCCGGTCCTCAATGCCCGGTGGTTCGCGGAAGCAGAAGAGATCTCATCCGCACTCTTGACCCGGGGACCCTTCGGCCGGGTTTTGGAGCTGGCCTGTGGCACCGGAATCTGGACCGGGCAGTTGCTCCCTTTTGCATCGGAGTTGACCGCGATGGACGGATCTCCGGAGATGATCGCGATCAATGCGGCGCGGGTCGGATCGACGAAGATTCGCTACATCGAAGCGGATCTGTTTCAATGGCATCCCACGGAACAGTTCGACACCGTTTTTTTCAGCTTTTGGCTTTCCCACGTGCCGCCCGCACGCTTTGAGGCATTCTGGGAACTCGTGCAATCCTGCCTTGCGCCCGGCGGCAGGGTTTTCTTCCTGGATTCACGTCACGAACCGACCTCGACCGCCCTTGACCACCGTCTCCCGGGAGCGGACGCCACCGTTCTCTCCCGTCGCCTGAACGACGGACGGGAATATCAGATCGTCAAGGTGTTTTACGACCCGATCCGCTTGACGGACCGGATGGTCGGTCTGGGCTGGAGCTTCGAGATTTCCCAGACCGAACGTTACTTCATCGTTGGCGCCGGTGGTCGCTCCGGCGAATCCGCCAATCGGAAGGCAGATCCCGGGTAG
- a CDS encoding DUF4440 domain-containing protein, whose protein sequence is MKLLKTSLLLGLIGPCLITVFAGDPTTWIEEVRSTELAFAQKAAEVGLKEAFLAYADEQAVINRGGRIHRGKEAIAAWFDGQTLKDVSLVWTPDFVDISGDGTLAYTYGPFTLKGTTESGEAVDVSGIFHTVWKHQPDGSWKYVYD, encoded by the coding sequence ATGAAACTGCTGAAAACATCCCTGTTGCTGGGCCTTATCGGTCCGTGCCTGATAACGGTCTTTGCCGGTGATCCAACCACCTGGATCGAGGAAGTCCGCTCCACCGAACTTGCTTTTGCCCAAAAGGCGGCCGAGGTCGGCCTGAAGGAGGCCTTCCTCGCCTATGCCGACGAGCAGGCCGTGATCAACCGGGGGGGCCGGATCCACCGGGGCAAAGAGGCCATCGCCGCCTGGTTTGATGGACAGACGCTGAAGGATGTTTCACTGGTCTGGACACCCGATTTCGTCGACATCTCGGGAGACGGCACCCTCGCCTATACTTACGGTCCCTTTACCCTGAAGGGAACCACCGAATCCGGAGAAGCCGTCGACGTCAGCGGCATCTTCCATACAGTCTGGAAGCACCAACCCGACGGCAGTTGGAAGTATGTTTACGATTGA
- a CDS encoding VIT1/CCC1 transporter family protein, producing the protein MSAAAFTAGAVIPVVTVSIAPASLLLWLVPVLAIILLGALGAVAAATGGAAPARGAVRVCFWGMLAMGLTALVGRLFGVSV; encoded by the coding sequence TTGTCAGCCGCGGCGTTCACGGCGGGAGCCGTCATTCCGGTGGTGACGGTCTCGATCGCACCGGCGTCGTTGCTCTTGTGGCTGGTTCCCGTCCTCGCGATCATCCTCCTCGGCGCACTGGGTGCGGTCGCCGCGGCCACCGGGGGAGCGGCCCCGGCGCGGGGTGCCGTCCGGGTCTGCTTCTGGGGCATGCTGGCGATGGGGTTGACCGCCCTGGTCGGACGGCTCTTCGGCGTTTCCGTTTGA
- a CDS encoding DUF805 domain-containing protein, which produces MNWYLAALKKYAVFNGRARRSEFWYFVLFNLIVSIVLTVVDGITGSLNAATGMGLLSGLYSLAVLIPSISVAVRRLHDTERSGWWVLIGLIPLVGAIVLIVFAVQEGTSGANRFGEDPKAAAA; this is translated from the coding sequence ATGAATTGGTACCTGGCAGCATTGAAGAAATACGCCGTATTCAACGGACGGGCGCGGCGGAGTGAGTTTTGGTATTTTGTCCTTTTCAATTTGATTGTCAGCATCGTGCTCACGGTGGTCGACGGCATCACCGGGTCGCTCAATGCGGCCACCGGTATGGGGTTGCTGAGCGGACTGTATTCCCTGGCGGTTCTCATTCCCAGCATCTCGGTTGCGGTCCGACGTCTTCATGACACCGAAAGGAGCGGTTGGTGGGTGCTCATCGGACTGATCCCGTTGGTTGGGGCAATTGTCCTGATTGTTTTCGCCGTCCAGGAAGGAACCTCTGGTGCCAATCGGTTTGGCGAAGATCCCAAGGCCGCGGCGGCCTAA
- a CDS encoding MBOAT family O-acyltransferase: MLFNSLTFVVFFAIVLVVHHLPFPWTFKKVNLLVASYIFYAAWNPPFVLLLWLSTVIDFVASKQIAATSRPGVRRSWLVVSVLTNLGLLGLFKYGGFFLENFTAAASAYGFDYHPAAPSIILPVGISFYTFQTMSYTIDVYRRNTPPARSFLDFALFVTFFPQLVAGPIVRATQLIPQFVREHQATRPQLVWGLGLMTWGLFQKVVLADTFLAPTADAVFGSTDPVLGLDAWLGALAFSGQIFFDFAGYSTVAIGSALCLGFSIPENFRYPYAAIGFSDFWRRWHISLSTWLRDYLYIPLGGNRKGSLRTNVNLIVTMLLGGFWHGASWTFVVWGLLHGIYLWVERFLKSVFGGRETFARPGAKILIGLLTFVLVVVTWVFFRSHDFATAGGILRSMAGLTPDGVPVLSSINMLKTTVVVLPLVLLQWFLRDSMVEEVIARVPWWLGGLGWAAMLIVIIITQGGGGAFIYFQF; the protein is encoded by the coding sequence GTGCTGTTCAACTCGCTCACTTTCGTCGTATTCTTTGCGATTGTCCTGGTTGTCCACCACCTGCCGTTCCCGTGGACCTTCAAGAAGGTCAACCTACTGGTGGCGAGTTACATCTTTTACGCGGCCTGGAACCCGCCGTTTGTCCTGCTGCTTTGGTTGTCGACGGTCATCGATTTCGTGGCTTCGAAACAGATCGCGGCAACCTCCCGGCCGGGTGTCCGGCGAAGCTGGCTGGTCGTCAGTGTATTGACCAATCTCGGCCTGCTCGGCCTTTTCAAGTATGGCGGCTTCTTCCTGGAGAACTTCACTGCTGCCGCCAGCGCCTACGGCTTCGATTACCATCCGGCCGCCCCAAGCATCATCCTTCCGGTCGGGATCTCGTTCTACACCTTCCAGACGATGTCCTATACGATCGACGTTTACCGGCGCAATACGCCGCCGGCGCGGTCGTTCCTGGACTTCGCTCTCTTCGTGACCTTCTTCCCGCAGCTGGTGGCCGGACCGATTGTCCGGGCCACCCAGCTCATACCGCAATTCGTCAGGGAGCACCAGGCCACCCGCCCGCAGCTGGTATGGGGGCTGGGTTTGATGACGTGGGGGCTCTTTCAGAAGGTCGTCCTGGCGGATACCTTTCTCGCCCCGACTGCCGATGCGGTCTTCGGTTCAACCGATCCCGTTCTCGGGCTGGACGCCTGGCTCGGGGCGCTCGCCTTCAGCGGTCAGATCTTCTTCGACTTCGCCGGTTATTCCACCGTGGCCATCGGGTCCGCCCTCTGCCTCGGGTTTTCCATTCCGGAGAATTTCCGCTATCCCTACGCAGCCATCGGTTTCTCCGACTTCTGGCGCCGCTGGCATATCTCGCTATCGACCTGGTTGCGTGACTATCTCTACATACCCTTGGGCGGTAACCGGAAGGGCAGCCTGCGGACCAACGTCAACCTGATCGTCACCATGCTGCTGGGTGGCTTCTGGCATGGAGCCTCCTGGACCTTTGTGGTGTGGGGCCTGCTTCATGGCATCTACCTGTGGGTGGAACGGTTCCTGAAATCGGTTTTTGGAGGACGGGAGACTTTTGCCAGACCCGGCGCGAAGATACTGATCGGATTGCTGACCTTCGTGCTCGTCGTGGTGACCTGGGTGTTCTTCCGATCGCATGATTTCGCCACGGCGGGAGGGATCCTGCGGTCGATGGCGGGCCTGACCCCGGACGGGGTTCCGGTGTTGAGCTCGATCAACATGCTGAAAACGACCGTCGTTGTCCTGCCGCTCGTCCTGCTGCAATGGTTTCTGCGGGATTCGATGGTTGAAGAGGTCATCGCGCGGGTGCCCTGGTGGCTGGGCGGACTGGGCTGGGCGGCCATGCTCATTGTGATCATCATTACTCAAGGAGGCGGCGGTGCATTCATCTATTTCCAATTCTGA
- a CDS encoding DUF2339 domain-containing protein gives MSDDPEIRELRARLVRLEQDAADQRARQVRLEKLIEVLSDQAGLKSSSTGNPPSPPAPVGSTVAIQPQAPKPQDSKPQAPPAAPPAPAATPPYTPVKLPVAKPATPSAAAKALRALHLLPPAQGSGEVNLVAWWTTRIGMLLAVIGVVFFGVYVSVNTPPWVKLTELVVVSIGIALAGVHFEKRLPKFGAVLLGGGLALVYFAALAAYAVPAVKVTDNLAVATFLQLGAIALIFTVALKRQSSTVATMATLLGFVSIFLSIEVGFDDYAILGTLGLTAFSVVLKRWKGWALPIGVAAVLQYAVYLTLAVAIWDSGLGMRSPFFVFSILGTGFFLVFLSAVLEGPEEDGRMSRSQRWIQSINAPVAVAAGFNVAVIVLPSGSLSWYFFGSALVALAAAFWIWRTAPADSLFTMFAVKVAALTGLGICTEWGSRTRWVVLAIEAFVILAAAQRTRKLVLFLVAVLTWILSLGFFKEDAARLLGQMLTTDGLVTGLFVLAGPMFFILLIRSWPMDTFRLPDQFSGILTLPALVPTYLACGLVFELAWGPVALLITAILLALLSRVMRSVIALPAAAIALFYAHLSLHSFNEAAHGIPWLWIGAGSVGLTTALAGWRCAEVESGKYPAYLNPLLLLGTGLIASALALVETALFQSVPIQVAAGLSGVLAAVAAWTGVGTRRISLVGSGVLALAASVVLSAYHQTWAVIQPQADPWYCAAGSGALLVMAGLTLRGTVRDGMAKLKWFTAASILTGITCVFLTWAAIDRNLEINGATWATVGAATVYLGLGYAHRSPIVMSIGSILLGLVMLTITGSHRWPPAGSEWMALAGAIVAGLALAAFPAITDRRYSWPKAGYRSIWMGAHAACALLFLVLIASRNHAPWADLTSVIWAIGGIAVFFIGLFFRSRPHRISGLIVLAACILRVFLVDINSTLYRIAAFIVLGAVLLWVGFSYQRFRHLIEGDEDRDVGPEDGTKPNPDIKDSQG, from the coding sequence ATGAGTGACGACCCCGAGATTCGCGAATTGCGGGCGCGCCTGGTGCGACTAGAGCAGGATGCTGCCGATCAGCGGGCCCGCCAGGTACGCCTCGAAAAGCTGATTGAAGTCCTCAGTGATCAGGCCGGATTGAAATCGTCCTCCACCGGGAACCCGCCGTCTCCTCCCGCTCCGGTCGGCTCGACCGTCGCGATTCAGCCGCAGGCCCCGAAGCCGCAGGACTCCAAACCTCAAGCACCACCGGCGGCGCCCCCTGCCCCGGCGGCAACTCCACCTTACACTCCGGTGAAGCTTCCGGTGGCCAAGCCGGCCACGCCTTCCGCTGCCGCGAAGGCGCTTCGTGCCCTGCACCTGCTGCCACCTGCCCAGGGTTCCGGCGAAGTCAATCTGGTGGCGTGGTGGACGACCCGGATCGGGATGCTCCTCGCCGTCATCGGCGTGGTCTTTTTCGGCGTCTATGTCTCGGTCAATACGCCTCCCTGGGTCAAACTGACCGAACTGGTCGTCGTTTCCATCGGCATCGCCCTGGCCGGTGTCCATTTCGAGAAGCGGCTTCCCAAGTTCGGAGCCGTCCTGCTGGGCGGGGGACTCGCCCTGGTCTATTTCGCCGCGCTGGCCGCCTATGCCGTTCCGGCGGTCAAGGTCACGGACAACCTGGCTGTGGCAACGTTCCTCCAACTCGGTGCGATCGCACTCATCTTCACGGTCGCCCTCAAACGCCAGTCCTCGACCGTAGCGACCATGGCGACCCTCCTCGGGTTTGTCTCCATCTTCCTCTCGATCGAAGTCGGCTTCGATGATTACGCCATTCTCGGCACGCTTGGGCTGACAGCGTTCAGCGTCGTCCTGAAACGCTGGAAGGGTTGGGCGCTGCCCATCGGGGTGGCGGCTGTCCTTCAGTATGCCGTCTACCTTACCCTCGCGGTCGCAATCTGGGATTCCGGGCTCGGCATGAGAAGCCCCTTCTTCGTATTCAGTATCCTGGGAACCGGCTTCTTCCTCGTTTTCCTTTCCGCCGTTCTTGAGGGACCTGAAGAGGACGGCCGGATGTCACGGTCCCAACGCTGGATTCAGTCGATCAACGCGCCCGTCGCGGTGGCTGCGGGATTCAATGTCGCCGTCATAGTTCTGCCGTCCGGATCCCTGTCCTGGTATTTCTTCGGGTCGGCCCTCGTCGCGCTTGCAGCCGCCTTCTGGATCTGGCGGACAGCCCCGGCTGACAGCCTCTTCACCATGTTCGCGGTCAAGGTAGCCGCTCTGACCGGGCTCGGCATCTGCACCGAATGGGGATCCCGCACCCGTTGGGTCGTCCTGGCTATAGAGGCGTTCGTGATCCTTGCTGCGGCTCAACGCACCCGCAAGCTCGTCCTCTTCCTCGTGGCGGTTCTCACCTGGATCCTCTCGCTCGGATTCTTCAAGGAGGATGCCGCAAGACTCCTCGGCCAGATGTTGACCACGGACGGACTCGTGACCGGGCTCTTCGTCCTCGCCGGTCCAATGTTCTTCATACTCCTTATCCGGTCCTGGCCGATGGATACCTTCCGCCTGCCCGACCAGTTCTCCGGAATTCTGACCCTGCCTGCGCTTGTGCCGACGTACCTGGCCTGCGGACTTGTCTTCGAACTGGCCTGGGGACCGGTTGCCCTGCTCATCACGGCGATACTGCTCGCGTTGCTTTCCCGGGTGATGCGCTCAGTCATCGCATTGCCCGCCGCGGCCATCGCCCTCTTCTACGCCCACCTCTCCCTTCACTCCTTCAATGAAGCCGCCCACGGGATTCCCTGGCTCTGGATCGGCGCCGGCTCGGTCGGTTTGACCACCGCACTGGCCGGCTGGCGATGCGCGGAGGTTGAATCCGGGAAGTACCCCGCATACCTGAATCCCCTGCTCCTTCTCGGAACCGGACTGATCGCGTCGGCACTGGCTTTGGTCGAAACGGCACTCTTTCAATCGGTCCCCATCCAGGTTGCCGCAGGTCTCAGCGGTGTTCTCGCCGCGGTCGCGGCCTGGACGGGAGTAGGAACCCGGCGGATCAGTCTCGTCGGATCGGGGGTGCTCGCGCTTGCCGCGAGCGTCGTCCTCAGCGCCTATCACCAGACCTGGGCGGTTATCCAACCGCAGGCGGATCCCTGGTATTGTGCCGCCGGTTCAGGTGCCCTTCTGGTCATGGCCGGGCTGACTCTGCGCGGGACTGTCCGGGACGGTATGGCCAAGCTGAAATGGTTCACCGCAGCGAGCATCCTGACCGGGATCACCTGCGTGTTCCTGACCTGGGCCGCGATCGACCGGAATCTGGAAATCAACGGGGCCACCTGGGCAACCGTGGGCGCGGCCACCGTTTACCTCGGTCTCGGATACGCCCACCGGTCCCCCATTGTCATGAGCATCGGCTCGATCCTCCTGGGTCTGGTGATGCTGACGATCACCGGGTCCCATCGATGGCCACCCGCAGGTTCCGAATGGATGGCACTGGCCGGGGCAATCGTCGCCGGCCTCGCCTTGGCGGCCTTCCCCGCCATAACCGATCGGCGCTATTCATGGCCCAAGGCGGGATACCGCTCCATCTGGATGGGCGCCCATGCGGCCTGCGCCCTTCTGTTCCTCGTATTGATCGCCTCCAGAAACCACGCGCCCTGGGCTGACCTGACCAGTGTTATTTGGGCGATCGGCGGTATCGCGGTCTTCTTCATCGGGCTCTTCTTCCGCTCACGTCCGCATCGTATTTCCGGGTTGATCGTCCTCGCAGCCTGCATCCTCCGGGTCTTCCTGGTAGATATCAACTCCACCCTCTACCGGATTGCCGCATTCATCGTGCTCGGTGCCGTCCTTCTTTGGGTCGGGTTCTCCTACCAGCGCTTCCGCCACCTGATCGAGGGCGACGAAGATCGGGATGTCGGTCCCGAAGACGGCACGAAACCCAATCCGGACATCAAGGACAGTCAGGGCTGA